A genomic stretch from Candidatus Manganitrophaceae bacterium includes:
- a CDS encoding M1 family peptidase, translated as MKEVKRDRLPDCVRPVLYEIALKVLPEEKTFSGSVQIDLRIDAPVREIILHSLDLNIGGVKFQEGESDPISVRIKKDLPSETICLSLKEPVPAGTARLFISFSGRLNRQMRGLYEAHAEGETYAFTQCEATDARRIFPCFDEPAMKARFRLSVCVPSNLTALSNMPVIEEKQDKIQSEGMKELVFDETPVMSTYLLALAVAKLEKEEIKIAGTLVAIWTLPGELHLGKFALEVTSSVLPLLNDYFDLPYPYPKLDLVCVPDFAMGAMENWGAIFFRDSCLLLDKDTASTTAQRRVANVLTHEIVHQWFGNLVTMEWWDDLWLNESFATWLACKIVDQWRPEWHSWVEFQQEKEIPLALDALESTRPIRASVASSAQIEEMFDALTYEKGAACLRMVEQFLGEETFREGIRQYIKQYQYKNAPAEALWKALESASGQPVSAIATDWFTRPGFPLVTVKAGDGDLRELILTQKRFHASGQEEGNEGSRWTIPFSLKYEDSDGTHVHRLLISDETTRCRLPGESEVRWVFGNAGESAYLRTDYDSRLRDKLQPVIAAQLTPSERIGILNHNWALSKNGALPISRFMEILFRFKGDKTRVVVEAMTGYLETLSHHLVLSGDRSAFVSLAKSLIFPVWKELGWDPASGESDDVRLARASALWVMGAIVQDVEILSELPRRQILYLAKRGSLDSTLATPLIRLCARTDGGTRFEQYLNKIKTSKTPEDRDRYLIALADFQKPALTRRVLDFVLSEDVRAQDSWRPIRALFANAVTQGETWKFVQGHWKELREKGGSVGAQRILQSTRSLWGQEWYGEVEAFFAAPENKLPSAERSLRQTLEFIQLGIRFKAQQTEDLSTWLRERKG; from the coding sequence ATGAAAGAAGTGAAGAGAGACCGTTTGCCGGATTGTGTCCGGCCTGTCCTGTATGAGATTGCACTAAAAGTTCTTCCTGAAGAAAAAACTTTTTCCGGAAGTGTTCAGATTGACCTTCGTATTGATGCGCCTGTCCGGGAAATTATTCTTCATTCTCTTGACTTGAATATTGGTGGGGTGAAGTTTCAAGAGGGGGAGTCTGACCCGATTTCTGTCCGGATCAAGAAGGATCTTCCCTCAGAAACGATCTGTCTTTCATTGAAAGAACCGGTCCCAGCCGGTACGGCCCGGCTTTTCATCTCTTTTTCCGGCAGGTTGAACCGGCAGATGCGAGGACTGTATGAGGCCCATGCAGAAGGAGAGACCTACGCCTTTACACAATGCGAGGCGACCGACGCCCGACGGATTTTTCCTTGCTTTGACGAACCGGCGATGAAGGCCCGATTTCGCCTAAGCGTGTGCGTTCCTTCTAATCTTACGGCCCTTTCGAACATGCCGGTGATTGAAGAGAAACAGGATAAAATTCAGAGTGAAGGGATGAAAGAGCTTGTCTTTGATGAAACGCCCGTTATGTCGACCTATCTTCTGGCCCTGGCGGTTGCGAAGTTGGAGAAGGAGGAAATAAAGATTGCCGGGACCCTTGTTGCAATCTGGACGCTTCCGGGAGAACTTCATCTCGGGAAGTTTGCCTTGGAAGTCACCTCCTCCGTTCTTCCCCTTTTAAATGATTATTTTGATCTGCCTTATCCCTATCCAAAGCTCGACCTCGTTTGTGTTCCTGATTTTGCGATGGGTGCAATGGAGAACTGGGGGGCCATCTTTTTTCGGGATTCCTGTCTCCTGCTCGATAAGGATACCGCCTCGACGACGGCGCAGCGTCGCGTTGCCAATGTGCTTACCCACGAGATCGTTCATCAATGGTTTGGAAATCTGGTGACCATGGAGTGGTGGGACGATCTCTGGTTGAACGAATCTTTTGCAACCTGGCTGGCCTGTAAGATTGTCGATCAATGGCGGCCGGAGTGGCATTCCTGGGTGGAGTTTCAACAGGAAAAAGAGATCCCGCTTGCACTGGATGCCCTAGAGAGTACTCGGCCGATTCGAGCCAGTGTGGCAAGCAGTGCTCAGATCGAGGAGATGTTCGATGCGCTGACCTATGAAAAAGGCGCGGCCTGTTTGAGGATGGTTGAGCAATTTCTGGGGGAGGAGACGTTTCGAGAGGGTATTCGACAATACATCAAACAATATCAGTATAAAAATGCACCGGCGGAGGCGCTCTGGAAAGCCCTGGAATCGGCGTCCGGTCAACCGGTATCGGCCATTGCGACCGATTGGTTTACGCGACCGGGCTTTCCGTTGGTCACGGTCAAGGCCGGAGACGGCGATCTGCGGGAATTAATCCTCACACAGAAACGATTTCACGCCTCCGGCCAGGAAGAGGGTAATGAGGGAAGTCGCTGGACGATTCCATTCAGCCTCAAGTATGAAGATTCCGATGGGACCCATGTGCACCGCCTCCTTATCTCAGACGAGACGACACGGTGTCGTCTCCCCGGAGAGAGTGAGGTTCGCTGGGTTTTTGGGAATGCTGGAGAGAGCGCATATCTGAGGACTGATTATGATTCCCGTTTGCGGGATAAGCTACAACCGGTTATTGCGGCACAGCTTACACCTTCCGAGCGGATCGGAATTTTAAACCATAACTGGGCCTTGAGCAAGAATGGCGCACTTCCGATTTCTCGTTTCATGGAGATACTTTTCCGATTTAAGGGAGATAAAACGCGTGTTGTCGTTGAGGCGATGACTGGATATCTCGAAACACTATCACATCACCTGGTTTTATCCGGTGATCGCTCCGCCTTTGTCTCTCTGGCCAAAAGTCTCATTTTTCCGGTCTGGAAGGAATTGGGATGGGACCCGGCATCGGGGGAAAGCGATGATGTGCGTCTGGCCCGTGCATCCGCGCTTTGGGTGATGGGGGCAATCGTCCAGGATGTCGAGATTCTTTCAGAACTTCCCAGACGCCAGATCCTTTATCTCGCAAAGCGGGGATCTCTTGATTCGACCCTGGCGACTCCCCTGATCCGTCTTTGCGCGCGAACCGATGGCGGGACGCGTTTTGAGCAGTATCTCAATAAAATTAAGACCAGTAAGACTCCCGAAGATCGGGATCGCTACCTCATCGCACTTGCAGACTTCCAGAAACCGGCCCTCACCCGAAGGGTCCTGGACTTTGTCCTGTCAGAAGACGTTCGGGCGCAGGATTCCTGGAGACCGATCCGGGCACTCTTTGCGAATGCGGTGACGCAAGGGGAGACCTGGAAATTCGTCCAGGGTCACTGGAAGGAGTTGCGTGAAAAAGGAGGAAGTGTCGGTGCGCAGCGGATTTTACAGTCTACCCGTTCTTTGTGGGGGCAGGAATGGTATGGGGAGGTGGAGGCCTTTTTCGCGGCTCCGGAAAATAAGCTCCCCTCTGCCGAGCGGTCGCTTCGTCAAACCCTGGAGTTTATCCAGCTCGGTATTCGCTTCAAGGCGCAGCAGACGGAGGATCTCTCAACGTGGCTGCGGGAACGAAAGGGATAA